A part of Brassica rapa cultivar Chiifu-401-42 chromosome A05, CAAS_Brap_v3.01, whole genome shotgun sequence genomic DNA contains:
- the LOC103869116 gene encoding protein FAR-RED ELONGATED HYPOCOTYL 3 isoform X2: protein MDIDLRLHSGDLCKEGDDEEHRGLDNEDIDISKIEDDVTVEPHTDNNGITLPEHNTQQQQQQGVNLEPLNGMEFNSHGEAYTFYQEYSRTIGFNTAIQNSRRSKTTREFIDAKFACSRYGTKREYDKSFNRPRARQSKQDHPENNMSGRRTCAKTDCKASMHVKRKPDGKWVIHSFVRDHNHELLPAQAVSEQTRKIYAAMAKQFAEYKTVISLKSESKTSFEKGRSLSVETGDFKLLLEFLSRMQILNSNFFYAVDLGDDQRVKNVFWVDAKSRVNYGSFCDVVSLDTTYVRNKYKMPLAIFVGVNQHYQYMVLGCALLSDESAATFSWLMETWLRAMGGQAPKVLITEQDPVLNSIVPEVFPNTQHCLFLWHVLIKVSENLGQVAKQHENFTAKFEKCIYKSWKEEDFARRWWKILARFGLKDDQWMQSLYEDRRKWAPTYMTDVLLAGMSTSLRADSVNAFFDKYLHKKTSVQEFVKLYDTILQDRFEEEAKADSETWNKPPTMKSPSPFEKSVSDVYTPAVFKKFQIEVLGAIACSPREENRDATCSTFRVQDFENNQDFVVTWSQAKAEVSCMCRLFEYKGYLCRHTLNVLQCCHLSSIPSQYILKRWTKDARSQHFPGEPQQLQTRLQRYNDLCQRALKLSEEASISQESYNIAFLAIEEALGNCAGVNTSGRSLPDVVASPTQGLISVEEDNQSRSAVKTTSKKKNPTKKRKVNSEQEVIPVTAPESLQQMDKLSPRTVGLESYYGTQQSVQNLVQLNLMAPNRDNFYGNQQTIQGLLNSIAPSYDSYYTAQQGIHGQGVDFFRPPNFTYDIRDDPNVRTTQLHEDASRHT, encoded by the exons ATGGACATAGATCTTCGACTACATTCAGGCGACCTCTGCAAAGAAGGCGACGACGAAGAACACAGAGGACTTGACAACGAAGACATAGACATTAGCAAAATCGAGGATGACGTCACCGTTGAGCCACACACCGATAACAACGGCATCACTCTTCCAGAGCACaacacacaacaacaacaacaacaaggcGTGAATCTTGAACCGCTTAACGGCATGGAGTTCAACTCGCACGGCGAGGCGTACACCTTCTACCAAGAGTACTCTCGAACCATCGGCTTCAACACTGCTATACAGAACAGTCGCAGGTCGAAAACCACTAGAGAGTTTATCGACGCCAAGTTCGCTTGCTCTAGGTACGGTACTAAACGGGAGTACGACAAGTCTTTCAACAGGCCGAGAGCTAGACAGAGCAAGCAGGATCATCCTGAGAACAACATGTCTGGTCGGAGGACGTGCGCGAAGACTGACTGTAAAGCGAGTATGCATGTTAAGAGGAAGCCTGATGGGAAGTGGGTGATTCACAGCTTTGTGAGGGATCATAACCACGAGCTTTTGCCTGCTCAAGCTGTGAGCGAGCAGACGAGGAAGATCTACGCTGCCATGGCTAAGCAGTTCGCTGAGTACAAGACTGTCATCAGCTTGAAGAGTGAGTCCAAAACTTCTTTTGAGAAAGGTCGGAGTTTGTCTGTGGAGACTGGGGATTTCAAGCTTCTCCTTGAGTTCTTGTCGCGGATGCAGATTCTGAACTCCAACTTCTTCTACGCGGTGGATCTTGGTGATGATCAGCGTGTGAAGAATGTGTTTTGGGTGGATGCCAAGAGCAGGGTTAACTATGGCAGTTTTTGTGATGTTGTTTCTCTTGATACTACCTACGTGAGAAACAAGTACAAGATGCCACTTGCTATTTTTGTTGGTGTGAACCAGCACTACCAGTATATGGTCCTTGGGTGTGCTTTACTATCTGACGAGAGCGCAGCTACATTCTCTTGGCTAATGGAGACTTGGCTGAGAGCGATGGGTGGACAAGCTCCAAAGGTTTTGATCACTGAGCAAGATCCTGTGTTGAACTCCATTGTCCCTGAGGTCTTCCCTAATACACAGCATTGCCTTTTTCTTTGGCATGTGTTGATTAAGGTCTCTGAGAATCTTGGTCAAGTCGCTAAGCAACATGAGAATTTTACAGCGAAGTTTGAGAAGTGCATCTATAAATCATGGAAGGAGGAAGACTTTGCGAGGAGATGGTGGAAGATTCTTGCTAGATTCGGTCTCAAAGACGATCAATGGATGCAGTCTTTATATGAAGACCGAAGGAAATGGGCACCGACCTACATGACCGATGTTCTTTTGGCAGGGATGTCTACGTCTCTGAGAGCTGACAGTGTTAATGCTTTCTTCGACAAGTACTTGCACAAGAAGACGAGCGTACAGGAGTTTGTGAAACTGTATGATACGATTTTGCAAGATAGatttgaagaagaagccaaagcTGATTCGGAAACATGGAACAAGCCACCAACAATGAAGTCCCCATCGCCATTTGAGAAGAGTGTTTCCGACGTCTATACTCCTGCTGTATTCAAAAAGTTCCAGATCGAAGTTTTGGGTGCAATCGCGTGTAGTCCCAGGGAGGAGAACCGAGATGCAACGTGCTCTACTTTTAGAGTTCAGGATTTTGAAAACAATCAGGACTTCGTGGTTACATGGAGCCAAGCAAAGGCTGAAGTCTCTTGCATGTGTCGGTTATTTGAGTATAAAGGCTATCTCTGCAGACACACGCTTAACGTTCTCCAGTGTTGTCATCTTTCTTCCATCCCCTCTCAGTACATATTGAAACGGTGGACCAAAGATGCAAGAAGCCAGCATTTTCCAGGAGAACCTCAGCAGTTGCAGACGAGGCTCCAGAGGTATAATGATTTGTGCCAGAGAGCTTTAAAGCTGAGTGAAGAGGCATCCATCTCTCAAGAGAGTTACAATATTGCCTTCCTTGCTATTGAAGAAGCTTTGGGAAACTGTGCTGGTGTTAATACTTCCggcagaagtcttccagatgtGGTCGCTTCGCCAACACAAGGTCTGATATCCGTCGAGGAGGATAATCAGAGCAGAAGTGCAGTCAAGACGACGAGCAAGAAAAAGAATCCAactaagaaaagaaaa GTGAACTCAGAGCAGGAGGTAATTCCAGTTACAGCGCCAGAAAGCTTGCAACAGATG GATAAGTTAAGTCCAAGGACAGTTGGCTTAGAAAGTTATTATGGAACACAGCAAAGCGTGCAAAATCTG GTCCAGCTGAACTTAATGGCGCCAAATCGCGATAACTTTTATGGGAATCAACAAACAATCCAAGGATTG TTGAACTCAATAGCACCAAGCTACGACAGTTACTACACTGCTCAGCAAGGCATCCATGGACAG GGAGTAGATTTCTTCCGTCCTCCCAACTTTACTTACGATATCCGG GATGATCCTAATGTGAGGACGACACAGTTGCATGAGGACGCGTCTAGACACACTTAA
- the LOC103869116 gene encoding protein FAR-RED ELONGATED HYPOCOTYL 3 isoform X1, whose protein sequence is MDIDLRLHSGDLCKEGDDEEHRGLDNEDIDISKIEDDVTVEPHTDNNGITLPEHNTQQQQQQGVNLEPLNGMEFNSHGEAYTFYQEYSRTIGFNTAIQNSRRSKTTREFIDAKFACSRYGTKREYDKSFNRPRARQSKQDHPENNMSGRRTCAKTDCKASMHVKRKPDGKWVIHSFVRDHNHELLPAQAVSEQTRKIYAAMAKQFAEYKTVISLKSESKTSFEKGRSLSVETGDFKLLLEFLSRMQILNSNFFYAVDLGDDQRVKNVFWVDAKSRVNYGSFCDVVSLDTTYVRNKYKMPLAIFVGVNQHYQYMVLGCALLSDESAATFSWLMETWLRAMGGQAPKVLITEQDPVLNSIVPEVFPNTQHCLFLWHVLIKVSENLGQVAKQHENFTAKFEKCIYKSWKEEDFARRWWKILARFGLKDDQWMQSLYEDRRKWAPTYMTDVLLAGMSTSLRADSVNAFFDKYLHKKTSVQEFVKLYDTILQDRFEEEAKADSETWNKPPTMKSPSPFEKSVSDVYTPAVFKKFQIEVLGAIACSPREENRDATCSTFRVQDFENNQDFVVTWSQAKAEVSCMCRLFEYKGYLCRHTLNVLQCCHLSSIPSQYILKRWTKDARSQHFPGEPQQLQTRLQRYNDLCQRALKLSEEASISQESYNIAFLAIEEALGNCAGVNTSGRSLPDVVASPTQGLISVEEDNQSRSAVKTTSKKKNPTKKRKVNSEQEVIPVTAPESLQQMDKLSPRTVGLESYYGTQQSVQNLVQLNLMAPNRDNFYGNQQTIQGLRQLNSIAPSYDSYYTAQQGIHGQGVDFFRPPNFTYDIRDDPNVRTTQLHEDASRHT, encoded by the exons ATGGACATAGATCTTCGACTACATTCAGGCGACCTCTGCAAAGAAGGCGACGACGAAGAACACAGAGGACTTGACAACGAAGACATAGACATTAGCAAAATCGAGGATGACGTCACCGTTGAGCCACACACCGATAACAACGGCATCACTCTTCCAGAGCACaacacacaacaacaacaacaacaaggcGTGAATCTTGAACCGCTTAACGGCATGGAGTTCAACTCGCACGGCGAGGCGTACACCTTCTACCAAGAGTACTCTCGAACCATCGGCTTCAACACTGCTATACAGAACAGTCGCAGGTCGAAAACCACTAGAGAGTTTATCGACGCCAAGTTCGCTTGCTCTAGGTACGGTACTAAACGGGAGTACGACAAGTCTTTCAACAGGCCGAGAGCTAGACAGAGCAAGCAGGATCATCCTGAGAACAACATGTCTGGTCGGAGGACGTGCGCGAAGACTGACTGTAAAGCGAGTATGCATGTTAAGAGGAAGCCTGATGGGAAGTGGGTGATTCACAGCTTTGTGAGGGATCATAACCACGAGCTTTTGCCTGCTCAAGCTGTGAGCGAGCAGACGAGGAAGATCTACGCTGCCATGGCTAAGCAGTTCGCTGAGTACAAGACTGTCATCAGCTTGAAGAGTGAGTCCAAAACTTCTTTTGAGAAAGGTCGGAGTTTGTCTGTGGAGACTGGGGATTTCAAGCTTCTCCTTGAGTTCTTGTCGCGGATGCAGATTCTGAACTCCAACTTCTTCTACGCGGTGGATCTTGGTGATGATCAGCGTGTGAAGAATGTGTTTTGGGTGGATGCCAAGAGCAGGGTTAACTATGGCAGTTTTTGTGATGTTGTTTCTCTTGATACTACCTACGTGAGAAACAAGTACAAGATGCCACTTGCTATTTTTGTTGGTGTGAACCAGCACTACCAGTATATGGTCCTTGGGTGTGCTTTACTATCTGACGAGAGCGCAGCTACATTCTCTTGGCTAATGGAGACTTGGCTGAGAGCGATGGGTGGACAAGCTCCAAAGGTTTTGATCACTGAGCAAGATCCTGTGTTGAACTCCATTGTCCCTGAGGTCTTCCCTAATACACAGCATTGCCTTTTTCTTTGGCATGTGTTGATTAAGGTCTCTGAGAATCTTGGTCAAGTCGCTAAGCAACATGAGAATTTTACAGCGAAGTTTGAGAAGTGCATCTATAAATCATGGAAGGAGGAAGACTTTGCGAGGAGATGGTGGAAGATTCTTGCTAGATTCGGTCTCAAAGACGATCAATGGATGCAGTCTTTATATGAAGACCGAAGGAAATGGGCACCGACCTACATGACCGATGTTCTTTTGGCAGGGATGTCTACGTCTCTGAGAGCTGACAGTGTTAATGCTTTCTTCGACAAGTACTTGCACAAGAAGACGAGCGTACAGGAGTTTGTGAAACTGTATGATACGATTTTGCAAGATAGatttgaagaagaagccaaagcTGATTCGGAAACATGGAACAAGCCACCAACAATGAAGTCCCCATCGCCATTTGAGAAGAGTGTTTCCGACGTCTATACTCCTGCTGTATTCAAAAAGTTCCAGATCGAAGTTTTGGGTGCAATCGCGTGTAGTCCCAGGGAGGAGAACCGAGATGCAACGTGCTCTACTTTTAGAGTTCAGGATTTTGAAAACAATCAGGACTTCGTGGTTACATGGAGCCAAGCAAAGGCTGAAGTCTCTTGCATGTGTCGGTTATTTGAGTATAAAGGCTATCTCTGCAGACACACGCTTAACGTTCTCCAGTGTTGTCATCTTTCTTCCATCCCCTCTCAGTACATATTGAAACGGTGGACCAAAGATGCAAGAAGCCAGCATTTTCCAGGAGAACCTCAGCAGTTGCAGACGAGGCTCCAGAGGTATAATGATTTGTGCCAGAGAGCTTTAAAGCTGAGTGAAGAGGCATCCATCTCTCAAGAGAGTTACAATATTGCCTTCCTTGCTATTGAAGAAGCTTTGGGAAACTGTGCTGGTGTTAATACTTCCggcagaagtcttccagatgtGGTCGCTTCGCCAACACAAGGTCTGATATCCGTCGAGGAGGATAATCAGAGCAGAAGTGCAGTCAAGACGACGAGCAAGAAAAAGAATCCAactaagaaaagaaaa GTGAACTCAGAGCAGGAGGTAATTCCAGTTACAGCGCCAGAAAGCTTGCAACAGATG GATAAGTTAAGTCCAAGGACAGTTGGCTTAGAAAGTTATTATGGAACACAGCAAAGCGTGCAAAATCTG GTCCAGCTGAACTTAATGGCGCCAAATCGCGATAACTTTTATGGGAATCAACAAACAATCCAAGGATTG CGACAGTTGAACTCAATAGCACCAAGCTACGACAGTTACTACACTGCTCAGCAAGGCATCCATGGACAG GGAGTAGATTTCTTCCGTCCTCCCAACTTTACTTACGATATCCGG GATGATCCTAATGTGAGGACGACACAGTTGCATGAGGACGCGTCTAGACACACTTAA
- the LOC117134239 gene encoding uncharacterized protein LOC117134239 yields the protein MFPKWDGDIDDPAADNIIKVMFNDPGWEWTMECWPVTGTRKVVKMEVIPVKNEVSPVKSESVVKEESSRPRKKARKGSSVSAETPAAGSEGMTHQQIEKSLKDISDTINLGFGTCLKELKLLADRMVAVEKKVGITNRGGLSDDRQLTTTSNPPKLVDEPGVSTKTSPKIAEKRVTRQSVRKSQD from the coding sequence ATGTTTCCAAAATGGGACGGAGACATAGATGACCCTGCCGCGGATAACATAATTAAAGTCATGTTTAATGATCCTGGATGGGAGTGGACCATGGAATGCTGGCCAGTCACCGGTACTCGCAAGGTTGTGAAGATGGAAGTGATTCCAGTGAAGAATGAAGTGAGTCCCGTGAAGTCAGAGAGTGTTGTGAAGGAAGAAAGTAgcagacctcggaagaaagctcGTAAAGGGTCTTCTGTTTCTGCTGAGACACCTGCGGCGGGTAGTGAAGGGATGACGCATCAGCAGATTGAAAAGTCCTTGAAGGACATATCTGATACCATTAATCTTGGCTTTGGGACGTGCCTTAAGGAGCTCAAGTTACTGGCGGATAGGATGGTAGCTGTGGAGAAGAAGGTGGGAATCACCAACAGAGGGGGTTTATCTGATGATCGTCAACTTACAACCACTTCAAATCCACCAAAACTTGTTGACGAACCCGGGGTTAGTACCAAAACCTCTCCCAAAATTGCAGAGAAGAGAGTCACTAGGCAAAGTGTTAGGAAGAGTCAGGACTGA
- the LOC103849795 gene encoding VQ motif-containing protein 22 — MANSNDWSHLYSNNQAFYTTSTITSTAVTTTTAASPSGEATSMDSRLSPETGRVTKPARRRSRASRRTPTTLLNTDTSNFRAMVQQFTGGPSAMSFGSGNTTSGFSLTSSSDPSAGSSQQVPWQYSYQPHAPPPPQQPYMFSLNNMNPVVGYSNMNNPNTMVPGGFGTAGGGGGGSAPSYKEATNSNTSSSRLQ, encoded by the coding sequence ATGGCTAACTCAAACGATTGGTCTCACCTCTACAGCAACAACCAAGCCTTCTACACAACTTCCACCATCACTTCAACCGCCGTCACAACCACCACAGCAGCTTCTCCCTCCGGTGAAGCCACCTCCATGGACTCTCGTCTTAGTCCAGAAACAGGCCGTGTAACCAAACCGGCACGTAGAAGATCAAGAGCCTCACGTAGAACACCAACAACACTTCTCAACACGGACACATCAAACTTCCGCGCCATGGTTCAGCAGTTCACGGGCGGTCCATCCGCTATGTCTTTCGGGTCAGGTAATACCACTTCCGGTTTTAGCCTCACCTCTTCGTCGGATCCATCCGCCGGATCTTCCCAACAAGTTCCTTGGCAATATAGTTACCAGCCTCACGCGCCGCCTCCACCGCAACAGCCTTATATGTTCTCGTTAAACAACATGAATCCCGTCGTTGGGTATAGTAACATGAACAACCCTAATACGATGGTTCCTGGTGGTTTTGGAACCGCgggcggtggaggaggaggttCTGCTCCGTCGTATAAGGAAGCCACGAATAGTAATACGTCGTCTTCGAGACTGCAATGA
- the LOC103849794 gene encoding pentatricopeptide repeat-containing protein At3g22150, chloroplastic: MAGSALPLPPPPPLSFHSPPPNQTRRSSTFAPPTNPTPQTPSIRSRLSRICQKGNPQLARQLFDAIPKPTTVLWNTIIIGLICNNLPHEALLFYSRMKKTAPFTKCDPYTYSSTLKACAETRNLKAGKAVHCHLIRCLQNSSRVVHNSLLNMYVSCLNHPPPGSEYDVVRKVFDSMRRKNVVAWNTLVSWYVKTERHAEACRQFGIMMRMEIKPSPVSFVNVFPAVASSRSVKRAKVFYGLMLKLGDEYVKDLFVVSSAISMYAELGDIEASRRVFDSCVERNIEVWNTMIGVYVQNEYLVESIDLFLDAIGSKEIVSDEVTFLLAASAVSALQQVELGRQFHGFVSKNFQELPVVIFNSLMVMYSRCGSVHESFAVFVSMRERDVVTWNTMISAFVQNGLDDEGLMLVYEMQKQGFKIDYITVTALLSAASNLRNKEIGKQTHGFLLRQGIQFEGMNSYLIDMYAKSGLIRISEKLFERSGYAERDQATWNSMMSGYTQNGHTEETFAVFRKMLEQNIKPNAITVASILPACSQIGSFDLGKQLHGFSIRQYLDQNVFVASALVDMYSKSGAIQYAENMFYQTKERNSVTYTTMILGYGQHGMGERAISLFRSMEESGVKPDAVTFVAVLSACSYSGLVDEGLKIFEEMSEVYNIQPSNEHYCCVTDMLGRVGRVDEAYEFVKGLGEEGNIAELWGSVLGACRVHGEIELAETVSEKLAKVDKGKNFSGYQVLLSNMYAEEQKWTSVDRLRRGMREKGLRKEVGRSGIEVAGNVNCFVSRDQEHPQSDEIYDVIEGLAKDMRGDSYLTTFPMVTPSLELEE; the protein is encoded by the coding sequence ATGGCCGGATCAGCTCTACCTCTCCCACCACCACCGCCACTTTCGTTCCACTCTCCCCCGCCAAACCAAACCCGCCGCTCTTCCACCTTCGCCCCACCAACAAACCCAACTCCCCAAACACCTTCAATCCGCTCACGCCTCAGCAGAATCTGCCAAAAAGGAAACCCACAGCTCGCACGCCAGCTGTTCGACGCAATTCCCAAACCAACAACCGTCCTATGGAACACCATTATCATCGGCCTCATCTGCAACAACCTCCCGCACGAGGCTCTCCTTTTCTACTCCCGGATGAAAAAGACCGCTCCTTTCACCAAATGCGACCCTTACACTTACTCCTCCACGCTCAAGGCCTGCGCCGAGACCAGGAACCTGAAGGCTGGTAAAGCCGTGCATTGCCATTTGATCCGGTGCTTGCAGAACTCGAGCAGGGTTGTTCATAACTCTCTGTTGAATATGTACGTTTCTTGCTTGAACCACCCTCCTCCTGGAAGCGAGTACGACGTGGTGCGTAAGGTTTTTGATAGTATGCGTAGGAAGAACGTTGTGGCGTGGAATACGTTGGTTTCTTGGTATGTGAAGACGGAGAGACACGCTGAGGCGTGTAGGCAGTTTGGGATTATGATGAGGATGGAGATTAAACCGAGTCCGGTTAGCTTTGTGAATGTCTTCCCCGCGGTGGCGAGTTCGAGAAGTGTTAAGAGAGCTAAAGTATTTTATGGTTTGATGCTTAAGTTGGGAGATGAGTATGTGAAGGACTTGTTTGTTGTGAGCTCGGCTATTTCTATGTATGCGGAGCTTGGCGATATTGAAGCGTCACGGAGAGTGTTTGATTCTTGTGTAGAGAGGAATATTGAGGTGTGGAATACAATGATAGGAGTCTATGTTCAGAACGAGTACCTGGTTGAGAGTATCGATCTTTTTCTTGATGCAATAGGATCGAAAGAGATTGTGTCTGACGAAGTAACGTTCCTCTTGGCAGCGAGTGCAGTTTCAGCGCTGCAGCAAGTGGAGTTAGGTAGACAGTTTCATGGTTTTGTCAGCAAGAACTTTCAGGAGCTTCCCGTTGTGATATTCAACTCGTTGATGGTGATGTACTCGAGGTGCGGCTCTGTGCACGAGTCCTTTGCGGTCTTTGTTTCGATGCGAGAGAGAGATGTTGTGACGTGGAACACAATGATCTCTGCGTTTGTCCAAAACGGCTTAGATGATGAAGGATTGATGTTGGTGTATGAGATGCAGAAGCAGGGGTTTAAGATCGATTACATAACAGTGACTGCTTTGCTTTCGGCTGCGTCGAATCTTAGAAACAAGGAGATTGGGAAGCAGACTCATGGTTTCCTTTTAAGGCAAGGGATTCAGTTCGAGGGGATGAACAGTTACCTTATTGACATGTATGCTAAGTCAGGTCTAATAAGGATCTCAGAGAAGCTTTTCGAGAGAAGTGGCTATGCTGAAAGAGATCAAGCTACTTGGAACTCTATGATGTCCGGGTACACGCAGAACGGACACACAGAGGAAACGTTTGCTGTGTTCAGGAAGATGTTAGAACAGAATATCAAACCCAATGCCATAACTGTGGCGTCGATTCTCCCTGCGTGTAGCCAGATAGGTAGTTTCGACTTAGGTAAACAGCTACATGGTTTCTCTATAAGGCAGTACTTGGATCAGAACGTATTTGTTGCTTCTGCGTTAGTTGATATGTACTCAAAGTCAGGAGCGATACAGTACGCAGAAAACATGTTTTACCAAACGAAAGAGAGAAACTCTGTGACGTACACCACGATGATATTGGGGTATGGTCAACACGGAATGGGTGAGAGAGCTATCTCGCTGTTTCGTTCAATGGAAGAGTCTGGAGTCAAACCAGATGCTGTCACCTTTGTTGCAGTATTATCAGCTTGCAGCTATTCCGGTTTAGTGGATGAAGGTCTCAAAATATTCGAGGAAATGAGTGAAGTTTATAACATCCAGCCTTCCAATGAGCACTATTGCTGCGTTACAGACATGTTAGGGAGAGTAGGCCGCGTTGATGAAGCCTACGAGTTTGTTAAAGGGCTTGGTGAAGAAGGAAACATTGCTGAGCTATGGGGTTCGGTCCTGGGAGCTTGTAGAGTACACGGTGAGATTGAGCTTGCTGAAACTGTTTCAGAGAAGTTAGCTAAAGTGGATAAAGGGAAGAACTTTTCAGGATATCAGGTTTTGCTCTCGAATATGTATGCTGAGGAACAGAAATGGACGAGTGTTGATAGGTTGAGGAGAGGAATGAGAGAAAAGGGTTTAAGGAAAGAAGTTGGTCGTAGTGGGATTGAAGTTGCAGGTAATGTAAATTGTTTTGTGTCTAGAGATCAAGAGCATCCTCAGAGTGATGAGATATATGATGTCATTGAGGGTTTGGCTAAAGATATGAGAGGTGATTCGTATCTGACAACATTCCCTATGGTTACCCCAAGTTTGGAATTAGAGGAGTGA